Proteins from a single region of Pyrus communis chromosome 6, drPyrComm1.1, whole genome shotgun sequence:
- the LOC137737524 gene encoding homogentisate phytyltransferase 1, chloroplastic-like gives MDYALVGSFPKASLGSSVWRRDNPNKNCFSGSYVAVRVSRCKAWDVLERYCGAGSQQHLLKRHTIGTKEKSTFYRRRDKKFLVNATAGHPLESEPDSYNPKSIWNSIKNGVDAFYRFSRPHTVIGTALSIMSVSLLAIENLSDFSPLFFTGVLEAVVAALFMNIYIVGLNQLSDIDIDKVNKPYLPLASGEYSIGTGIMIVTSFLIMSFWLGWVVGSWPLFWALFISFVLGTAYSINLPPLRWKKSAVVAAMCILAVRAVIVQVAFFLHMQVHVYKRPAAFSRPLIFATAFMSFFSVVIALFKDIPDIEGDKIFGIRSFTVRMGQKRVFWICISLLEMAYGVAVLVGASSGFMLSKCITVLGHAILASVLWNRAKSVDLNSKAAITSFYMFIWKLFYAEYLLIPLVR, from the exons ATGGATTATGCGCTTGTTGGGTCCTTCCCCAAAGCATCTTTAG GTAGTAGCGTTTGGAGAAGGGACAATCCCAACAAGAACTGCTTTTCAG GTTCATATGTAGCAGTCAGGGTTTCAAGGTGCAAAGCATGGGACGTCCTAGAAAGATACTGTGGTGCTGGATCTCAGCAACATCTTTTGAAGCGTCATACCATAGGCACTAAGGAAAAGTCTACATTCTACAGGAGGCGTGATAAAAAGTTCTTGGTGAATGCTACTGCTGGCCACCCTCTTGAATCCGAACCTGATAGTTATAATCCGAAAAGCATATGGAACTCTATCAAAAATGGTGTAGATGCTTTTTACAGGTTTTCAAGGCCGCACACAGTTATAGGCACA GCATTGAGCATAATGTCAGTTTCTCTCCTTGCAATCGAGAATCTGTCTGATTTCTCTCCATTGTTTTTCACGGGGGTGCTGGAG GCTGTAGTTGCTGCTCTGTTTATGAATATTTATATTGTTGGTTTGAATCAGTTGTCTGACATCGATATAGACAAG GTTAACAAGCCTTATCTTCCATTGGCATCGGGGGAATATTCAATTGGAACTGGCATCATGATTGTGACATCTTTCCTAATTATG AGCTTTTGGCTAGGATGGGTTGTTGGTTCATGgccattgttttgggcccttttCATCAGCTTTGTACTTGGAACTGCTTATTCAATCAAT TTACCACCATTGAGATGGAAGAAATCTGCTGTAGTTGCTGCAATGTGCATCCTAGCTGTTCGGGCGGTGATAGTCCAAGTTGCTTTTTTCCTGCACATGCAG GTGCATGTGTACAAAAGACCAGCTGCCTTCTCTAGGCCCCTAATCTTTGCAACTGCATTTATGAGCTTCTTCTCAGTTGTTATAGCATTATTTAAG GACATACCTGATATTGAGGGAGATAAAATATTCGGCATCCGATCTTTTACAGTACGCATGGGGCAAAAGCGG GTCTTTTGGATTTGTATTTCGCTACTTGAAATGGCTTATGGTGTTGCCGTTTTAGTGGGAGCATCATCTGGCTTCATGTTGAGCAAATGCATCACG GTTTTGGGACATGCAATTTTGGCTTCGGTACTGTGGAACAGGGCCAAATCTGTCGATCTCAACAGCAAAGCTGCAATCACAAGCTTTTACATGTTTATATGGAAG CTGTTCTATGCAGAGTACCTACTTATACCGCTTGTTAGATGA